From a single Raphanus sativus cultivar WK10039 chromosome 3, ASM80110v3, whole genome shotgun sequence genomic region:
- the LOC130509656 gene encoding uncharacterized protein LOC130509656, with protein MFAQRYQWSIGVHEDVKREFTAKAKKRLLDTVGNWKEDWIYKGYKDGQPAELTKDVYDGLIRYWELPSSIAISNACSASRNTKDEHGNGPMLHCTGQKPHARVRLEMAKETGQLPSLKELYERTHKTKAGVFVDPRSEQIYNDVVARIEDRQTQLTQQSSDGIPVVLSTQEVDQIYEEVVPKKKGRTLGIGSVNDVPRATSSYGQRRADEVTELRSELHSTRTQLASTQTELESTRQSFQARMGGVEGFLEVISSGNPQWEELLADMRRRNPVPEPSRTQQQEEELQRRSEDLYRETIHRPGPT; from the exons ATGTTTgct CAAAGATACCAGTGGTCCATCGGGGTTCACGAGGACGTGAAACGGGAGTTCACCGCAAAGGCGAAGAAGCGGTTGTTGGACACCGTAGGCAACTGGAAGGAGGACTGGATCTACAAGGGTTACAAGGACGGGCAACCCGCTGAGCTGACCAAGGATGTCTACGATGGTCTCATCCGTTACTGGGAGCTGCCATCATCCATTGCGATCTCCAACGCCTGCTCTGCCTCTCGTAACACCAAAGACGAGCACGGCAACGGCCCGATGCTTCACTGTACGGGTCAAAAACCCCATGCCCGTGTCCGCTTGGAAATg gccAAAGAGACGGGACAACTCCCGTCTCTTAAAGAGCTTTACGAGAGGACCCACAAGACCAAGGCGGGGGTATTTGTGGATCCgaggtccgagcaaatctacaacgatgtcgttgctcggattgaagaccgccaaacccagctgacccagcaatcttccgatggaataccggtcgtattatccactcaagaagtggatcagatttacgaggag gtcgtccctaagaaaaagggacgtacgttgggaatcggttccgtcaacgatgtcccaagagcgacatcgtcttatggtCAGAGACGAGCCGACGAAGTCACTGAGCTGCGTTCGGAGTTACACTCGACGCGGACTCAGTTGGCGTCGACGCAGACGGAGTTGGAGTCTACGCGCCAATCATTCCAAGCTCGTATGGGTGGAGTGGAGGGGTTTCTGGAAGTTATATCTTCTGGAAATCCCCAATGGGAGGAGTTGTTGGCGGATATGCGACGACGGAACCCGGTTCCCGAGCCTTCTCGTACTCAGCAGCAAGAGGAGGAACTACAGAGGAGGAGTGAAGACCTCTACCGGGAAACGATCCACCGCCCCGGCccgacttag